Proteins encoded in a region of the Candidatus Margulisiibacteriota bacterium genome:
- a CDS encoding ATP-binding protein: MNTSFEQLRLREIYLSRLRWLVLGWLFVWIFLPHGAKFSLPFAAIALVLGAVYNLVVVLALKARYRMSLSALTLTVDSLLITLAVFVTGGMNSELWPLFFLIAVSSSMIVNVTLGAELLIFIAALYFVGTIASAQDASYLPVFAGRMIAVGFVLLLACFLSNLERKARERAEAVARENESLLERVKKFNEELETKVEESTAEVKRRYKQMEIVYKIGSELTSDIELDKVLGSIIKGVQEGLGYDRVGIFEVEEEEEKIRGRLGVDRWGKPENIEHQVYQLNEDGNSLAMVARGELEFFFTENAQADLTDIQKKYLEKEVGQNAVVPMRSKGKVIGMIAVDNLISRRPIDREELNLLMTFAGQAAVAISNARIMGKERAAFVELRRMEEARQDFLSKMSHEVRTPLASIKESVGLILDGVMGPVAAGQEKFLKIADQNLVRMVALIDELFSAVRSDSSRIRLEMTLLSVSQIAGDVLFELAPQAQKKEIALLNEMPPSVSSVHADKAKVHAVILNLVRNAIKYTREGGSVRVLSYEDEKDVFVEVCDNGIGISAEDQKKVFEKYYKVDNSANNLEAGAGLGLAISKELVEAHGGRIKVESAGPGQGSSFIFSLPKG; encoded by the coding sequence ATGAACACATCTTTTGAGCAGCTCCGCCTCAGAGAGATCTATCTGTCGCGTCTTAGATGGTTAGTTCTTGGCTGGCTTTTTGTCTGGATCTTCCTTCCCCATGGAGCAAAGTTTTCACTGCCTTTTGCCGCGATAGCCCTGGTCCTTGGAGCTGTTTACAACCTGGTAGTGGTACTTGCTCTAAAAGCCCGCTACCGGATGTCCCTGTCCGCGCTTACCCTGACCGTTGATTCGCTGCTTATCACTCTTGCCGTTTTTGTTACCGGGGGAATGAACTCGGAACTCTGGCCGCTGTTCTTTTTGATCGCTGTTTCTTCGTCGATGATAGTCAATGTGACCCTCGGGGCCGAACTCCTAATCTTTATTGCGGCTCTGTATTTTGTAGGCACGATCGCTTCGGCGCAGGATGCTTCATATCTTCCGGTTTTTGCCGGGAGGATGATAGCTGTCGGGTTTGTCCTGCTGCTTGCCTGTTTTCTTTCCAATCTTGAGCGCAAAGCCAGAGAGCGGGCTGAAGCGGTTGCGCGCGAGAACGAATCCCTGCTGGAGAGGGTAAAAAAGTTCAATGAGGAACTTGAAACGAAAGTGGAAGAGTCAACTGCCGAAGTAAAGAGACGCTACAAACAGATGGAAATAGTTTACAAAATAGGCAGCGAACTGACCTCGGACATTGAACTGGACAAGGTTCTGGGCTCGATCATAAAAGGAGTTCAGGAAGGGCTTGGGTATGACAGGGTCGGTATTTTTGAGGTTGAGGAGGAAGAAGAAAAGATAAGGGGGCGTTTGGGAGTTGACAGATGGGGCAAGCCTGAGAATATAGAACACCAGGTCTATCAACTTAATGAAGATGGCAACAGCCTTGCTATGGTGGCAAGAGGCGAACTAGAGTTCTTTTTTACTGAAAATGCCCAGGCGGACCTCACGGATATACAAAAAAAATACCTCGAAAAAGAGGTCGGCCAGAACGCTGTGGTACCGATGAGATCAAAAGGAAAGGTCATCGGGATGATAGCCGTGGACAATCTCATTTCCAGGCGCCCGATAGACAGGGAAGAGCTCAATCTTCTTATGACCTTTGCAGGACAGGCTGCCGTTGCGATCTCCAACGCAAGGATAATGGGAAAAGAAAGGGCTGCCTTTGTTGAATTAAGGAGGATGGAAGAAGCCAGGCAGGACTTCCTTTCAAAAATGTCCCATGAGGTCAGGACCCCTCTGGCTTCCATTAAGGAATCCGTCGGCCTTATCCTTGACGGGGTCATGGGGCCGGTTGCCGCAGGCCAGGAAAAGTTCCTGAAAATAGCGGACCAGAACCTCGTAAGGATGGTAGCTCTTATCGATGAGCTGTTTTCAGCCGTAAGATCGGACTCAAGCAGGATCAGGCTGGAGATGACCCTTTTGTCTGTTTCTCAGATAGCGGGGGATGTTCTTTTTGAGCTGGCGCCGCAGGCGCAAAAAAAAGAGATCGCTCTTTTAAACGAAATGCCGCCGTCGGTTAGCAGCGTGCATGCCGACAAAGCAAAGGTGCATGCAGTTATACTAAATCTTGTCCGCAATGCCATCAAATATACGCGGGAGGGAGGCTCCGTCAGAGTTCTTTCTTATGAGGATGAGAAGGATGTTTTTGTGGAGGTCTGCGACAACGGCATCGGGATAAGCGCTGAAGACCAGAAAAAAGTCTTTGAGAAGTACTATAAAGTAGATAACAGCGCAAACAACCTCGAAGCCGGCGCGGGGCTCGGGCTTGCGATATCAAAAGAACTGGTTGAGGCCCACGGGGGGCGCATCAAGGTGGAAAGCGCCGGCCCGGGGCAGGGCTCAAGCTTCATTTTTTCACTGCCAAAAGGATAG
- the alr gene encoding alanine racemase: MEPFRPTRAEINLKAVDKNIESLRSFLGKGTRLMAIVKANAYGHGAKEIALAAEKAGADYLGVAYLGEALELRSCGVKTPILILSETPPSFADHVVEHDITQTVYTVQLAQSLSRSASRQGKKAKVHLKVDTGMGRVGVFPSEVMGLLKNIAHLPFVEVEGIFTHFSCGEDLESGFAKKQLDSFMSVLDQTKKEGFSIPIKYCANSAAVFNFPKSHLDMVRLGITMYGLYPPGLKRCPVALQKVLTLKTKVLYIKRVPKGTPLSYGATYVTQKETSIATLPVGYADGLSRLLSNRGQVLIRGNRYPIVGRVTMDMTMVETGDDKIEVWDDVSIIGKDGSEEITADEVAGLMDSINYEVVCGIGKRVPRVYIR, from the coding sequence GTGGAACCTTTCAGACCTACCCGCGCAGAGATAAACCTGAAGGCTGTTGATAAGAATATCGAAAGCCTGCGCTCCTTTTTGGGCAAAGGCACCAGGCTAATGGCCATTGTAAAAGCCAATGCCTACGGCCACGGAGCAAAAGAGATTGCATTGGCGGCGGAAAAAGCCGGCGCCGATTATCTGGGAGTGGCCTATCTGGGCGAAGCTCTTGAGCTGCGCTCCTGCGGGGTAAAGACCCCAATCCTCATCTTGAGCGAGACCCCGCCGTCTTTTGCGGACCATGTGGTAGAGCATGACATTACGCAAACCGTCTACACCGTGCAGCTTGCGCAGTCGCTCAGCAGGTCTGCTTCAAGACAGGGGAAAAAAGCAAAGGTCCATCTAAAGGTGGATACGGGAATGGGAAGGGTGGGAGTGTTCCCGTCGGAGGTCATGGGCCTTCTAAAGAACATAGCGCATCTTCCGTTTGTCGAGGTTGAAGGCATCTTTACTCATTTTTCCTGCGGCGAAGACCTTGAGAGCGGATTTGCAAAGAAGCAGCTGGATTCTTTTATGTCGGTCCTTGATCAGACAAAAAAAGAAGGCTTTTCTATACCCATTAAGTACTGTGCAAACAGCGCTGCCGTTTTTAACTTTCCTAAAAGCCACCTGGACATGGTAAGGCTGGGCATAACCATGTACGGACTGTACCCTCCGGGGCTAAAAAGATGCCCCGTGGCGCTTCAAAAAGTGCTCACATTAAAAACAAAGGTCCTCTACATTAAAAGAGTCCCCAAGGGGACCCCTCTCAGCTATGGCGCCACATATGTCACCCAAAAGGAGACCTCTATAGCCACTTTGCCTGTCGGATATGCGGACGGGCTGTCGCGGCTCCTTTCCAACAGGGGACAGGTGCTGATAAGGGGCAATAGATATCCTATCGTGGGCAGAGTTACCATGGACATGACCATGGTGGAAACCGGAGATGATAAAATAGAGGTGTGGGATGATGTTTCGATCATCGGAAAGGACGGCAGCGAAGAAATAACGGCGGACGAAGTTGCCGGCCTAATGGATTCGATAAACTATGAGGTCGTGTGCGGGATAGGAAAAAGGGTGCCCAGAGTCTATATCAGATAA
- a CDS encoding AAA family ATPase: protein MSHISLYRKYRSQNFDEVIGQEPIVTTIKNAITHNRLGHAYLFTGPRGTGKTSIARIFAKALNCGEAMTASPCGKCEQCLKITEGSAMNVIELMRLPTGVSTTYATSGKR, encoded by the coding sequence ATGAGCCATATATCCTTATACAGAAAATACCGCTCCCAGAACTTTGATGAGGTGATAGGGCAGGAACCCATAGTTACCACCATCAAGAACGCCATTACCCATAACCGGCTGGGACATGCCTATCTTTTTACCGGTCCGAGGGGGACAGGCAAGACCTCGATAGCCAGGATCTTTGCCAAAGCACTGAACTGCGGCGAGGCTATGACAGCTTCGCCCTGCGGAAAATGCGAGCAGTGCCTCAAGATCACCGAGGGCTCTGCCATGAATGTGATCGAATTGATGCGGCTTCCAACAGGGGTATCGACGACATACGCGACCTCAGGGAAAAGGTAA
- the dnaX gene encoding DNA polymerase III subunit gamma/tau has translation MPQDHRGLCHECDRIDAASNRGIDDIRDLREKVRYRPVEGRYKVYIIDEVHMLSNEAFNALLKTLEEPPKGTVFILATTEPQKVPVTISSRCQKFDFGRIDLSKVSLHLKQIAKKEKFEMDEEAPALIAKASEGSMRDAISLMDQLVSFCSGRITVKDVVAVLGTAEPEFLFDLGEAILNGEEKVLLELIDRAIANGVSIPRLTKDLIYHFRNLLLVKIGSLELVELAKEQVSRLKDYSQKYPLERIKKVIRDVSRAETDMKWHPNSRLVLEVALLESASKPSAAGPQPSAIGHRPSAISHQPEGLRLKAEEKEAKPAAKITMSPSSGTFELVVSKWKEILEKVKSKSLFGFVSLCEAKPSAIDEKGALVLEFNKGFAFHKARVEEADNKQALMSSIKEVAGIDINIKCVLLDGSENKGKEEENSISVDDIIDMFDGKVVL, from the coding sequence GTGCCTCAAGATCACCGAGGGCTCTGCCATGAATGTGATCGAATTGATGCGGCTTCCAACAGGGGTATCGACGACATACGCGACCTCAGGGAAAAGGTAAGATACAGGCCTGTCGAGGGCAGATATAAGGTCTACATTATAGACGAGGTCCATATGCTGTCGAACGAGGCTTTTAACGCCCTGCTCAAGACCCTGGAAGAACCGCCAAAGGGCACCGTGTTCATACTTGCCACTACAGAGCCGCAGAAGGTCCCGGTCACCATTTCATCCCGCTGCCAAAAATTCGATTTTGGCAGGATAGACCTTTCAAAGGTGTCCCTGCACCTGAAACAGATAGCAAAAAAAGAAAAGTTCGAGATGGACGAGGAAGCTCCGGCGCTTATTGCAAAGGCCTCCGAGGGCTCCATGAGGGATGCTATCTCGCTGATGGACCAGCTGGTCTCTTTTTGCAGCGGAAGGATAACGGTAAAAGATGTTGTGGCTGTTCTGGGGACCGCGGAGCCCGAGTTCTTGTTCGACCTGGGAGAGGCCATACTTAACGGAGAAGAAAAAGTACTGCTGGAACTTATTGACAGAGCAATTGCCAACGGCGTCAGCATCCCAAGGCTGACCAAGGACCTGATCTACCATTTTAGGAACCTGCTTCTTGTAAAGATCGGCAGCCTCGAGCTGGTGGAACTGGCCAAAGAACAGGTGTCCAGGCTTAAGGATTATTCGCAGAAATATCCTCTGGAAAGGATAAAGAAAGTGATCCGGGATGTTTCAAGAGCGGAAACAGATATGAAGTGGCACCCGAACAGCAGACTGGTACTGGAGGTGGCGCTTCTTGAATCTGCATCAAAGCCGTCAGCCGCCGGCCCTCAGCCCTCAGCCATAGGCCATAGGCCCTCAGCCATCAGCCATCAGCCTGAAGGCTTAAGGCTTAAGGCTGAAGAAAAAGAAGCAAAGCCCGCTGCAAAGATCACAATGAGCCCGTCTTCCGGGACCTTTGAGTTGGTAGTGTCAAAATGGAAAGAGATACTTGAAAAGGTGAAGTCAAAAAGCCTTTTTGGTTTTGTTTCCCTCTGTGAAGCAAAGCCTTCTGCCATTGACGAAAAAGGTGCTCTGGTCCTTGAGTTCAACAAAGGATTTGCTTTTCATAAGGCAAGGGTCGAAGAGGCCGATAATAAGCAGGCTCTAATGTCCTCCATCAAAGAGGTCGCGGGCATTGACATTAACATAAAATGCGTTCTGCTTGACGGAAGCGAAAATAAAGGCAAAGAAGAAGAAAACTCTATTTCGGTTGATGATATAATCGATATGTTCGACGGGAAGGTTGTTCTGTAG
- a CDS encoding ATP-binding protein, whose translation MFVSSSIDVGFLSMTVAYGIFTGFCFERLRMFIQTSSDKVFLSGRYELKKALSYFVEKLFKIVSLEQLRQLFDDARTEIVESKVLSLFIVGIKENVISLPEELIEYFCRHKNGIVLVSDAINKVPSLRDVPGVKDVEYFVICRSQDNLIAVLVVGKKLSEDPFRDEEIETFKILAPQIAAVIERISPYEKVKADYKTAQEIAERAQHMAMLGQIALQAGHEIKNPIAAINLHTELLRKHLGDREHLEKYIELVQRNSKKIEDIVDKMKELGIKSDEKMEPLDLMELLEKKVLFLLAGYLNKKEIKVVKDLLPLPRILGAASSLEKAFVNIVLNAIEAMGTGGTLTLRAAVDGSNVRVIISDTGCGIPPENLNKIYLPMFTTRHEGTGLGLSITYKTIVEQHKGSIDVKSPSTPHGVNKGTEVIVCLPV comes from the coding sequence ATGTTTGTTTCGTCGAGTATAGATGTCGGATTCCTGTCAATGACCGTTGCTTACGGTATTTTTACCGGGTTTTGTTTTGAACGACTCCGCATGTTCATCCAAACCTCGTCAGATAAAGTGTTTTTGTCCGGCAGGTATGAGCTTAAGAAGGCATTGTCTTACTTTGTTGAAAAGCTTTTTAAAATTGTCTCTTTGGAACAACTGCGTCAGCTTTTTGATGATGCACGGACAGAGATAGTAGAATCGAAAGTTTTAAGTCTGTTTATTGTCGGCATCAAAGAAAATGTCATTTCATTGCCGGAAGAGCTGATCGAATACTTTTGCAGGCACAAGAATGGAATTGTGCTGGTTTCGGATGCCATCAATAAAGTCCCTTCCCTGCGTGATGTCCCAGGTGTCAAGGATGTGGAATATTTTGTCATATGCCGCTCGCAGGACAATCTGATCGCTGTTCTTGTTGTTGGTAAAAAGTTATCGGAGGATCCATTTAGAGATGAAGAAATAGAGACATTCAAGATCCTAGCGCCTCAAATTGCAGCAGTGATAGAGAGAATTTCTCCCTATGAAAAAGTTAAAGCCGATTACAAGACAGCGCAGGAAATAGCCGAACGGGCGCAGCATATGGCGATGCTGGGGCAGATAGCGCTTCAGGCCGGGCACGAGATAAAGAACCCGATCGCGGCTATAAACTTGCATACAGAGCTTCTGAGAAAGCACCTTGGTGACAGGGAGCACCTTGAGAAGTATATCGAGCTTGTGCAGAGGAATTCAAAAAAGATAGAGGATATCGTGGATAAGATGAAGGAGCTCGGGATAAAGAGCGATGAAAAAATGGAGCCACTGGACCTTATGGAGCTTCTCGAGAAAAAAGTCCTGTTTCTTTTGGCAGGTTATCTGAACAAAAAGGAGATTAAGGTGGTTAAGGACCTGCTGCCCCTGCCAAGGATCTTAGGAGCGGCATCTTCTCTTGAAAAAGCCTTTGTGAACATAGTCCTGAACGCTATTGAGGCGATGGGGACAGGAGGAACGCTTACATTAAGAGCAGCTGTTGACGGCTCAAATGTCAGGGTCATCATTAGCGACACCGGTTGCGGAATACCTCCGGAAAACCTCAATAAAATCTATCTGCCGATGTTTACCACGAGGCATGAGGGAACCGGACTGGGGCTTTCCATAACATATAAGACCATAGTTGAACAGCACAAAGGATCGATCGATGTAAAAAGCCCCTCGACTCCGCACGGGGTGAACAAGGGGACCGAGGTTATAGTTTGTCTTCCGGTTTAG
- a CDS encoding response regulator — protein MTDKIKTVLVVEDEDDVRSGICGILKDLYSVKEARTGKEALEAAESLFPFVTLGIVLLDIKLPDMSGLEVLKKLLEENRLLTVIMVTAMKDSSYAVQALSEGASDYLTKPFTSEELLSKLKFAEEKGYLFQQFDHIYHKLDRWRADVDSRLLEARRSRDYSDIIRDGKAGTYEEIEKQIKEKLNKEIKIEAATPRVLVVDDEDDMRSAITEIIKEQYEVESAPNAKGALDLIRSKDFDLALLDIRLPDMNGLDLLKEIKNFKPKTYIIMVTALKDINLTVDAIKSGACDYVTKPFTSADLLKTIGTHLELKSKKERLAAYLKEIDEELYSKPEDKL, from the coding sequence ATGACCGACAAGATAAAGACCGTGCTTGTTGTCGAGGATGAAGATGATGTAAGAAGCGGCATCTGCGGGATCCTGAAAGACCTCTACAGCGTAAAAGAGGCCCGCACGGGCAAAGAAGCTCTTGAGGCCGCCGAAAGCCTGTTCCCCTTTGTGACGCTTGGCATAGTGCTCCTTGACATAAAACTGCCGGACATGAGCGGGCTTGAGGTCCTTAAAAAACTTCTTGAAGAGAACCGTCTGCTGACGGTGATAATGGTAACCGCGATGAAGGACTCCAGTTATGCCGTGCAGGCCCTGTCCGAGGGCGCCAGCGATTACCTGACCAAACCCTTCACCTCGGAAGAACTCCTGTCAAAATTGAAATTTGCCGAAGAGAAAGGCTATCTGTTCCAACAGTTCGACCACATCTACCACAAACTTGACAGGTGGAGGGCTGATGTGGACAGCCGCCTGCTTGAGGCCAGGCGCTCCAGGGACTATTCGGACATCATCAGGGACGGAAAGGCCGGCACTTATGAAGAAATAGAAAAACAGATAAAGGAAAAACTCAATAAAGAAATAAAAATAGAGGCCGCAACGCCCAGGGTTCTTGTAGTTGACGACGAAGACGACATGAGGTCCGCGATAACCGAGATAATCAAAGAACAATATGAAGTTGAAAGTGCGCCGAACGCAAAGGGCGCGCTGGACCTGATCAGATCAAAGGACTTTGACCTGGCACTGCTTGACATTCGTCTGCCGGACATGAACGGACTGGACCTTTTAAAGGAGATAAAAAACTTCAAGCCAAAGACCTACATCATAATGGTAACGGCGCTAAAGGACATAAACCTTACCGTTGACGCGATAAAATCCGGAGCCTGCGATTATGTTACCAAGCCGTTCACTTCCGCCGACCTCTTAAAGACCATCGGCACGCACCTGGAGCTCAAAAGTAAAAAGGAAAGGCTGGCGGCTTATCTTAAGGAGATCGACGAGGAACTTTACTCTAAACCGGAAGACAAACTATAA
- a CDS encoding YbaB/EbfC family nucleoid-associated protein has protein sequence MFDMGEMLKKAQQMQGEIKRVQGELSKQTFTTGAARGAVVVTVNGEMELVEIKIDPSMAPMADPEKLGSLIRSAANEGLGKAKDFAAKKMNEAAGGFNIPGLSGLLGG, from the coding sequence ATGTTCGACATGGGCGAGATGCTGAAAAAGGCGCAGCAGATGCAGGGCGAGATAAAAAGGGTCCAGGGAGAACTTTCAAAACAGACCTTTACCACCGGGGCCGCAAGGGGAGCGGTGGTAGTGACCGTTAACGGCGAAATGGAGCTTGTTGAGATAAAGATAGACCCTTCGATGGCGCCCATGGCAGATCCTGAAAAACTGGGCTCTCTGATAAGGTCCGCTGCAAATGAAGGACTTGGCAAGGCCAAGGACTTTGCCGCCAAAAAAATGAACGAAGCGGCCGGAGGTTTTAATATCCCCGGGTTGTCCGGCCTTTTGGGCGGCTGA
- the recR gene encoding recombination mediator RecR: MSSYYPGPIENLIEEFRKMPGIGPKSAQRLAFYVLSITPSDAAALADAVVKAKQSVKHCSSCFNITEEDPCPVCSDEKRDRSLICVVAEPKDMIAIERTKEYKGLYHILGGVISPLDGIGPDNLRIKELLQRLKNGVKEILVALNPTTESETTIFYLSRILKPLGVRLTRIASGLPIGSDMDFADEATISKAIEGRREL; encoded by the coding sequence GTGTCCTCATATTATCCCGGTCCCATAGAGAACCTCATAGAAGAATTCCGCAAGATGCCGGGCATAGGCCCCAAATCCGCGCAGAGACTGGCGTTTTATGTCCTTTCTATAACTCCTTCTGATGCAGCGGCGCTTGCAGATGCCGTTGTCAAGGCAAAGCAAAGCGTTAAACACTGCAGTTCCTGCTTTAACATAACAGAAGAGGACCCCTGTCCCGTCTGTTCGGACGAAAAAAGGGACAGGAGTCTTATTTGCGTTGTGGCAGAACCGAAAGACATGATAGCTATAGAAAGGACAAAGGAGTATAAAGGCCTTTATCACATACTGGGAGGGGTAATTTCCCCCCTTGACGGGATCGGTCCGGACAATCTTAGAATAAAGGAATTGCTGCAGAGGCTAAAGAACGGCGTAAAAGAGATCCTTGTTGCGCTTAATCCCACCACCGAAAGCGAGACCACTATCTTTTACCTGTCCAGGATACTCAAGCCGCTGGGAGTGCGCCTTACCAGGATAGCCTCCGGGCTTCCGATAGGGTCCGACATGGATTTTGCCGACGAAGCCACTATCTCAAAAGCCATAGAAGGAAGGAGAGAACTGTGA
- a CDS encoding 2-oxoacid:acceptor oxidoreductase family protein — MKKITEIRWHGRGGQGAKTAALLFGDAAMSLGKFIQAFPEYGPERMGAPVASFNRISEEHITVHYGITEPDIVLVLDPTLMGKVNVVAGLKEDGILIVNTAETPAQVRSKIGLKGRKVYTVDASKISTETIGRDIPNTPMLGALVKASGLLDFKLVIKDLEVKLRKKFASKPEVVAGNLKAVESAFQQVKGE, encoded by the coding sequence ATGAAAAAAATAACGGAGATACGCTGGCATGGAAGGGGAGGCCAGGGGGCCAAGACGGCGGCGCTTTTGTTCGGGGATGCGGCGATGAGCCTGGGCAAATTTATTCAGGCTTTTCCGGAATACGGGCCCGAAAGAATGGGAGCTCCGGTGGCTTCTTTTAACAGAATAAGCGAAGAACACATCACCGTCCACTACGGGATAACGGAGCCGGACATCGTGCTTGTGCTGGACCCCACCCTAATGGGCAAGGTCAATGTGGTGGCCGGGCTTAAAGAGGACGGCATACTGATAGTAAATACTGCCGAGACCCCTGCCCAGGTCAGGTCAAAAATAGGGTTGAAAGGCAGAAAAGTCTATACCGTTGATGCTTCAAAAATATCCACGGAAACCATAGGCAGGGACATACCTAATACCCCGATGCTGGGCGCTCTTGTAAAAGCCTCCGGGCTTTTGGATTTTAAGCTTGTTATTAAAGACCTCGAAGTAAAGCTCAGAAAAAAATTCGCGTCAAAGCCAGAGGTCGTGGCTGGCAATTTGAAAGCCGTTGAAAGCGCGTTTCAACAAGTGAAAGGGGAGTAA
- a CDS encoding 4Fe-4S dicluster-binding protein, which translates to MLSEAKSASGGANEPGWKELPQGDILKAATALEFETGDWRTKRPVKDDKLCINCLFCYIYCPDSAVKVKDGKFDGIDYRYCKGCGICENVCPVKPVKAVRMEKDK; encoded by the coding sequence ATGTTGAGTGAAGCGAAATCCGCCTCTGGCGGAGCAAACGAGCCTGGCTGGAAAGAGCTGCCGCAGGGCGACATTTTGAAAGCGGCCACCGCTCTTGAGTTTGAGACAGGGGATTGGAGGACCAAAAGGCCCGTAAAGGACGACAAACTCTGCATCAACTGTTTGTTCTGCTACATCTACTGTCCTGACAGTGCGGTCAAAGTAAAGGACGGCAAGTTCGACGGCATTGACTACAGGTACTGCAAAGGCTGCGGGATCTGCGAAAATGTTTGTCCTGTAAAGCCTGTAAAAGCGGTCAGAATGGAGAAAGACAAATGA
- the porA gene encoding pyruvate ferredoxin oxidoreductase translates to MTQIVAKTGNEAMAEAMRQINPDVVAAYPITPATEIVMIFSQFVADGLVDTEFVAVESEHSAMSATLAASAAGARAMTGTSSQGLCLMYEMLPIVSALRLPIVMPEVNRAISGPINIHCDHSDTMAARDFGWIHIFSENTQEAYDNMLQAVRIAEHPDVKLPAMVTTDGFIISHCLEKIEIQDDATVKDFVGKFVPSTNLLDLNNPVTIGALDLQNFYFEHKRQVAEAMKKAKPVILEIGKEFGKKFGREYGFFEKYRLDDAEFAVVCLGSTAGSAKAVVDDLRDKGKKAGLLKIRVFRPFPEEEIAQALQNIKAVAVIDRSDGFAATGGPVFSEVRSALYDKKKKPVVVDYIAGLGGREITLAHIQEIFSETEKIASGQSPKEYVQYKGVR, encoded by the coding sequence ATGACACAGATAGTTGCAAAAACAGGCAACGAGGCCATGGCCGAGGCCATGCGGCAGATAAACCCTGATGTGGTGGCCGCTTATCCCATAACTCCGGCAACGGAGATAGTGATGATCTTTTCGCAGTTCGTTGCGGACGGTTTGGTGGATACCGAATTTGTCGCGGTGGAATCAGAGCACAGTGCCATGAGCGCCACTCTTGCGGCCTCTGCCGCCGGAGCAAGGGCCATGACGGGGACTTCTTCACAGGGGCTCTGTCTGATGTACGAAATGCTCCCCATCGTTTCTGCTCTGCGTCTGCCCATTGTAATGCCGGAAGTAAACCGGGCGATCTCGGGCCCCATCAACATACACTGCGACCACAGCGACACGATGGCCGCCAGGGACTTTGGCTGGATCCACATTTTTTCGGAGAACACGCAGGAAGCCTACGACAATATGCTGCAGGCGGTAAGGATAGCCGAGCATCCCGATGTAAAGCTTCCCGCCATGGTTACGACGGACGGCTTTATCATAAGCCACTGCCTCGAAAAGATAGAGATACAGGATGATGCAACGGTCAAGGATTTTGTGGGAAAATTCGTTCCTTCCACCAATCTTCTGGACCTGAATAATCCCGTCACCATAGGGGCGCTGGACCTTCAAAACTTTTACTTTGAGCATAAAAGACAGGTAGCGGAGGCGATGAAGAAGGCGAAACCTGTAATCCTTGAAATAGGGAAGGAATTCGGCAAAAAATTCGGCCGTGAATACGGGTTCTTTGAAAAATACAGGCTTGATGACGCCGAATTTGCAGTTGTCTGTCTGGGGTCCACTGCCGGTTCTGCCAAGGCTGTGGTGGATGACCTGCGCGACAAAGGCAAAAAGGCCGGGCTGCTCAAGATAAGAGTGTTTCGTCCCTTCCCGGAAGAAGAGATCGCCCAAGCTCTGCAGAACATTAAGGCCGTGGCGGTGATAGACAGAAGCGACGGCTTTGCCGCAACAGGCGGGCCGGTATTTTCCGAGGTGCGCAGCGCGCTTTATGATAAAAAGAAAAAGCCGGTCGTGGTGGATTATATTGCGGGATTGGGCGGCAGGGAGATAACCCTTGCCCACATACAGGAGATATTCTCTGAGACAGAAAAAATAGCGTCAGGACAGAGCCCCAAAGAGTATGTCCAGTACAAAGGAGTGAGATAA